TCAATCTTGAGGGGTCTCAGCAGGCCCTGTCGAGCATAGGACCTCACAGGCTGTGCAAGTCGGCTCCATAGCATGGTGATCGGGCTTCTTGGCGTTTGTATGCCGGGGTGCCAAGTCCTTCAGTAAAAGGTGGGCAATCAAAAGTGAGAATGTGAATCTTCGTCAAAGATAACCAGTGCCCCAGATTTTTTGCGAAGGACTTGTATCAAAATTAACCAGAAAGGTTCAAGGAGTGTATAGGAATTCTAGTTTTGTAGATATTTCACGCAAAGCCCCACCTCCGAGGAATGACACGTCACTGATAAAAGAGAGACTCTAGGAAATTGGTGAGTTAGTTGGATATCAGATGataaagaaagaaacaaaaagacaaaagaaGTTAACGAAAGACTAGAAGACATAAAAGGAGTTCAGAAAAAAGAGGAGGATTGTGGCTTAAATTGTGCAGTTGGCCTCAGCCTCAATGAACCAGGGATGCAGAAGGCTTGGCGATCGGATTAGGAACAGCCGTGGATTTTCGATCGTCATAGTATTCACGCGGTGAGAGGAGATCATTATAGATTCAATTCTCCACTTTAGGTCTAGGATTTTGTGAGATACActgatttcttttctttctgaaGGTCTGCGTAGAAGACGGTGGGGTAGATCCATAGAAAAACTAGCCCGAGGAGAGGTAAACAAATAAGCCATCTATACGGAATATTCCGTGCGATGTATATAGAGCCTTTGCGTTGTGTAGCAAAACCAAGTAGGCTCTAAGTGACACATAAAGACATTTAAACACGAATTTTTTCTACCACTAGCGGTGAATTACTGTACAGGTGCCTAGGTAGTAGTTGACTGCAGGGCAAAAATACCCAAGAACCATGTCTTCCATGGTCGCTAGACTCTCAGTTTCGTATTTTTATGTGAAGGTTACTTTGATTTGCAgctttcgtttctttttcttattgCGTATCTTCAAATCTGTCCTTGCTATGGTGAAAGGCTACTAACAAAGCTGGTGGGGACATAACATAGTCATAGTTATTGCAAGGCTTTCAAGCACTTTGAATTCAGTAAGGAGAGCTTTCGAGATATATTCGAAGTGGAATAGCTAAATATCCCAGCATGCCGTACATTTTAGCTCGTTTTCCCAGGGATTTACCATCCTTGATCTATATTTTTGTCACATATATACACACGAACCAGCAGGGTCCCTAAAATACGTCATTGGGAAAGGAAGTGCCCCATGGACATGAAGGAACAGGTAAAGGTATCTGTACATTCAATGTTGAACTGTCTATATCTTTACATTATAGATGGACGCTTTTGCGCAGTTGAGTCCATATCATAGCATAGACAGTATTTGCTCTGTCAGCTTTTATACAGGAATTCAACCGTCCTTGCGGAGTAAAAATTAACATTCCTCTATCCATTAAGATGGACCAAATAGAGACAAAGCTTTTCAAAAGAAGTGGTTGATCACGAATAAAATAACATGCCATGGTTTACGGAGTAAACAATCGCTAGTGTACGTTGACGCACAGTCGAAAAGCATTGGTACTCCAGCACTATACTTGTAGATCTATGAAATTGGTATCAACAATCAACGGAAATTACATGCACAGACCTAGTTTGGAAATATAGTATTTCCAATCCGTGCACGGAGTACAAGCACTAATTACAAGCTCTTtcttaaaaaaaatcccAGTCAAATTGCAGACGCTGTGGAGAAAATGTCCCTCTCCGCGGCGCCCTTCCCCGAACCCACCGCCCGAGCACTTCCGAGGGTATGCCGCATCCGAGAAATTTTCTCTCCGGTTTTCCAATTTTATCGCCCTATCCATTTATCCTTGCTTTTTTCTCAACTTCCTGGGGTACGGGGTTTTTGTTTCTTGCTCAATTGCCCTTGTTCTCCTTGTATCCTACACTTAACTTTCTACCTGTCGAATCCCCCGCAGGTCCTcaatcttttcttttcccatTCCATTTTCCCGAACTTTGTCTCTCATCCGTGTGACGGCTGTGAGATAAGAGTTTACTGTTATTACTTCGTCGAAGCTATCTTTTTATAACCGATTCGACATAATGGCACAGACCAATGGGGAGTTGGAGCACTCGAAAGGTGTGTGTTGGCCCTGGGAACACCATGCTGGGCTAGTTCCATTGGAATACAGCATGAGATTCGGATAGAACCAGATGCAGGGCATACGAGCTAACGGAGTAACAGAGGCTCCCCAAGCTTCTCAAGAGATTGCCAATGGCAACGCTCCCGAGGGCACAGAGGAGGACAACACGGGTGGTACGTCTGGTAATCAGGCGCAGAATCGTATAGCAGCGTTCTAATCTGACTACAGGTCTTTTCCAAATTTCCGTGAAGCTCCCTCATGCGCCGCATAAGATTCAAGTGATGGTGGGTTCGCTGTTTCGAAAGGCCACGAAGTGAGAAGAATTATCTGACCTGTCTGTTTCTCTAGGTCTCCAGCCAAGAACAGGTCCAGGATGTCCGCCAATCCATTGTCGAATTACCAGGAACCTTCCAATACACTTGCTTCCACCTTGAGTTCAACGGCAACCGCATCAACGACTTTGTTGAGCTGTCTGAGGTCCCGGACCTCGAGGCCAACTCCGAGATCGTTCTGGTCGAGGATCCCTACACTGAAAAGGAGGCTCGCATGCATGTTGTTCGCATCAGGGAGCTAATTGGTGCTTCTGGTGACCGTGTTGACAACCTCCATGGTATCTCCGCTGGCTTGTCCTTGCACGATGCTATTACGGCAGACGCTATCAAGGCTAACGAGTCGGAGAAAGAACACTCGCTCTCCAAATATGACTTGAATGGGGTTTCACCACTGCAGACTATCCTGCCCACCGCACAGGCTCCTCTGCCCAAGACAGTGAAGTCCATTTCATTGTCTGCATGGAACCCTGTCCCGTATAACCTCCGCCAGAAGGGTCACTTGCTTTACCTTGTGGTTGCTACCAACGAAGGTGAACAGTTCCAGATCACTGCCCATGTGTCTGGGTTCTTCGTGAACAAGTGCTCGAGCGTCAGATTCGACCCATTCCCGAAGCCAACACACCCGAAGAAGGGCAGCGCTCACTCCTTGCTTACTCTCATCTCCCAGCTCTCGCCCTCGTTCAATGAATCCTTCGAGGCTCTACAGGAGTATAACAATGAGAAGGATCTTTTGACTACTTTCCCCTTCCAGAATGCCATTCCCAACAGCCCGTGGCTCATCGCCCCCAGCACTTCGAGCTTGAATGCCCACCAGTCCGACATCACCCGTTCGCAGGAGAACTACCTGATCTCTGGCGTTGATAACGCCGAGACTCTGCGTGACTGGAACGAGGAGTTCCAGACTACCCGCGAGCTGCCCCGCGAGACCGTTCAGGATCGTGTGTTCCGGGAACGGTTGACCTCCAAGCTCTTCGCTGATTATAACGAGGCCGCAGCTCGCGGTGCAGTCCTAGTTGCCCGGGGTGAGGTTGCTCCTCTGAACCCCACTGAGGCGCGGGACGCCCAGATCTTTGTCTACAACAACATCTTCTACTCCTTCGGTGCCGATGGTGTTGGGACTTTCACCTCCGAGGGTGGTGACGAAGCCGCACGTGTGGCCGTGGGCAAGGACGTTCTCGGTATCAAGGCTGTTAACCAGCTTGATATCGAGGGTCTGTTCACTCCGGGGACTGTGGTGGTCGACTACCTTGGTAAGCGTATTGTTGGCCAAAGCATTGTTCCTGGTATCTTCAAGCAGCGCGAGCCCGGTGAGCACCAGATTGACTATGGTGGTGTTGAGGGCAAGGAGGTTGTGGCCACCCACGCTGACTTTGTTCCGGTCTTCGAGAAGCTCTCGAAGGCGCTGCGTGTCAAGCAGCACCCTGTCTGGGACAAGGAGAACCAGCGCCACGACCTCGAAGGTAGCGTCGAGACCAAAGGACTTTTGGGTACTGACGGCAGGAAGTACGTCCTGGATCTCTACCGTGTGGCTCCACTGGATGTTGAGTGGCAGGAAGAGGATGGCAGCGATATTTACCCCCACCGCATGTCCGTTCTCAGACTTGAGTTGGTCGAGTCCTACTGGCGCCACAAGATGAGCCAGTACGTGAAGGCCGAGGTGGAGACCCGTAAGGCTGCTAGCGCCGAGGCTGCTAAGGAAGGGAAGACCGAGGAGGAGAACGCGGAACAGGACCGTGTTGACATCTCTGGATTCAATTTTGCTCTCAACCCTGATGTTTTCAGTGGCCAAGTGCCCCAGACTGACGAGGAAAAGGAGCAGTGGACAAAGGATGAGCAGGAAGTCCGGGATGCCTGTGATCACCTGCGATCCAAGGTCATCCCTGACCTGCTCAAGGACCTTCACGACGGTGACGTCGGTTTCCCTATGGATGGTCAATCCCTGACCCAGCTGTTGCACAAGCGTGGTATTAACCTCCGTTACCTCGGAAAATTGGCTCATCAGTCCGCCGAGAAGGGACCTCGCCTGCAGGCCCTGTCCATTCTCCTGGTTCAGGAAATGGTTACGCGTGCCTTCAAGCACATTGCCAACCACTATTTGAACAACGTCCCTGCCCCCTTCGTCGCCCCGTGCCTTTCTCACTTGCTGAACTGTCTCCTCGGCTCAGATGTCAACGCTACTCCTAAGGCTGAGATTGACGAATCTCTCCGCGCCATCTTCCCCGAAGGCGATTTCTCCTTTGAGAATGTCACTCCCGAGTCCCTCCGGGCCGAGCTTGAGAAGCAGGTCACCATCCGCTTCCGCTTCTCTCTTGAAAAGGACTGGACCAACTCTCTGAGGCACTTGCAGCTTCTGCGTGACATCTCCATCAAGTTGGGTCTCCAGCTCGGTGCTCGCGACTTCGCCTTCACTAAGGCCCAGGTCAAGGAGCAGATTGTTGTTCCTGTCACTAACGGACCTACTCACGAGGAGCCtaagaagaagggcaagaagaagggcggCGACAACAAGTCACCTACTCGCGCCGCTCCGGCACCGGCTAAGCCCGCCGTCACTTTTACTGCTGATGACATCCTGAATGTTGTTCCTTTGGTCCGTGATGCCTCTCCCCGCAGCGCATTGGCAGAGGAGGCCCTGGAGGCCGGTCGTATCTCTCTCATGCAGAACCAGAAGCAGTTGGGCCAGGAGCTCATCCTTGAGTCTTTGTCTCTACACGAGCAGATCTACGGTATTCTACACCCTGAGGTCGCCAAGCTCTACCACCAGCTTTCCATGCTGTACTACCAGACTGATGAGAAGGAGGCTGCCGTGGAATTGGCCCGCAAGGCCGTCATCGTCACCGAGCGCACCATGGGTGTCGATTCGGCCGATACTATTCTGAGCTACCTCAACCTGAGTCTGTTTGAGCATGCCTCTGGCAACACCAAGACCGCTTTGGTTTACATCAAGCACGCCATGGATATCTGGAAGATCATCTACGGTCCCAATCATCCCGACTCTATTACCACGATGAACAACGCCGCCGTGATGCTGCAACACCTCAAGCAGTATAACGACTCCCGCAAGTGGTTCGAGGCCTCTCTCTCCGTCTGCGAGGACTTGTTTGGCAAGGACTCTATCAACACTGCCACTATTCTCTTCCAGCTCGCCCAGGCTCTCGCTTTGGACCAGGACTCTAAGGCTGCCGTCGGCAAGATGCGTGAGGCATACAACATCTTCCTCGCTCAGCTCGGACCCGAGGACCGCAACACCAAGGAGGCCGAGAACTGGCTCGAGCAGCTCACCCAGAACGCTGTCTCTATCGCGAAGCACGCTAAGGACATCCAGGCTCGTCGCCTGCGCCGCAATCCTCTGAACCCTCGCGTCTCTTCCATGGGCACCCGTGTCCAGCCTCAGGTTGGCCAATCTGCACCCGAAATCACTGCCCCTGCAGATCCCTCAGGTCTTGACTCTCGCAGCATCGACGAGCTTCTGAAGTTCATCGAAGGTAGCGACACCAGCTCTTCGCGCTCTAAGCAGAAGAAGCGTGCCGCCACCAGTAACCCCAAGCTTCGTGGCTCTAAGCAGTCTAACAAGGCATAAATGATTTCCGAGCCAGCCAACTTCAGCCAATTTAGACTACTTTGATTGGTTCCCGTTCtttatttttttggttaTTACACGTGTTGATATCTATATCCATTGGCATTTTGGGGATCGATGGGCAGGCTTGATGAGCGAAAAGAAATGTTGTATTTTAGATCTCTCTCctctctccttcttttttttatatttTTGGTTTCATCTACTAGGTTGGGTTGTCTCTCGGGTCGTGCATGGAAAAGACTCGGTTGTCTTATATGGGCTCATATCTGGTGCATTATACGGATCTGCAATTTGGGACAATTTAATCTCTCTGAGTAGAATCCGTTATGTTAAAATGCAAATACTTGAAATCGACTAGAGGGATACCTTTCAGATCTTGATCGTAATGACTTTGTTGATGTGCCGGAGAGACCAAGATCGCCATAATAGGCAATTTGTATTGGCGCGCTTTACCGTATTAGTCATTGGTTGTTTTATTTGTTTGCAGCTCATCTCCAATGCTGTCATTTGTTGTTTTCCACCTAACACGCCCTTTAATTCTTCAGCATATCTTATTTACATTTATAGATTGCTGCATTACTGGCAATATTTGGTTTAAGTGCTATCATTTTTCCTATCATGCATCGTTGAAGGCTTTGTTAGTACGGCGAGGTTGGTACAGTGAGACACCAATGACCCAGAGAAGAACCTGTGACAGTGCTGATTCTTCTGGCAGTTGTATGCTATTAGCAGATATTAGTATTCTTTTCGTCCTCAATGGAGGATGCCCAAGCCACCGCTAAATGGGCAAACCGTGTCCTGCGCCCCTTGACCTCCATCTGCCGTCGAATCGCAAAGCACAAAGAGACACTGTCGATGATCACGACCGAATCCAAACCACAAGAAACTGCAGGGTGCAGTGATGTGCCTACTTTAGAAAGCGACAACAAACCAGCAAGTCGGCAAAACCACTCGGGCTCGGATGCGGACCCGGATGAAAACGACCCAGCTTGGATTCCAGGGAAAAAGCCCGAGCGACGTCGACCCAGACACAAGTATTCGTCTAAAACAGAGGAGTCTCGAGGTAAAAAGCGCAATAGACTATCGGTATACAGCCCGGAAGCCCCACGCACCCTGCCTGGCGCTATTGAGGTCGCGACACCACTCATCACTGGGAGGAGATGGGAGATGCCCTCGAGTGCACAGTTAGAACGTCCGGCAGGCCATGTCAACCCCAACATTCAAACATCACAGCCGCAAGTCTTCCGCGATCGATATTCCCTCCACAAGAGCCCTTGGCACGAACTTCTCAACCAGTCTGGTGATCCGGGCTTCGCCGACATAGCACACAATCTTGATCGCGTCTTccaaaatttcctttgcaaCACTATGATATCCATAAAAGAAGCTAAGCCCTTATCTGGAAACTGCAGGCGTGGTGCACGATCGTTGCTGTCCATGGTGGCGCGGAGCCTACCTAAATTTATAGCAAGCGAGCAAGACGCACAGGACGCGTTAGACGAGGATGGGAATGAGGATATGTGCGATGTATATTTTACAGAATTGGAAGCATTTTATGCTCCTTACGGGGCAGGTTGGAAACCACTCCGCGAGGCTGTCCGCGCACAGGGGATCTACTTGGTTTCCACTCTGATACAGAATCATTGGATAACGGAATCAATTGCCTGCGCGCTGATCGAAAAGTGTCGTTCCTTTGCGCCCGAAGAAAGTGACTCATTGCTCTCTACAGTGCTTTCAATGCGCAAAAAACACCTATACCCCCAGGCTTTAAGGCCAGTGGTTGACCATGATCCTTCGGATCCGATCCGATTGTTACGTAAATATGCTCATCATGGCGTTGCCAGCCGCTCTTTTGTCTTCGACGAACTTGCAAAGCTTCTCTTGCGGGGAGTGCTACCCCCAGAATGGATGGGAACTAAGTTGTGGACTAGCTGGATGACACGAGCAACGATATCCCTTTCGAGGGAGGATGAAGACTGCCCTGCAGCTACGCGATTGATCGAGGCTGTGATTCTCTCAGCTAGTGGCGTCCGCCCTGTCTCTGATGCTCAGAGTTCTTTATCAAAACATCCCCCGAAGGAAAAGACTGCTCGTGCTCGTGCGACCAGGGTTGCGTCCACCACAACATGGGAAATCTCTAATCTTGCGCGGCCTTGTCCCCTGCAGGTGGAAGATGCATTGAGCAATCACGTCATAAGCCTCATGGCAGCGCTCTGTGGCATGCACATTTCACGGTCTCGTGCTTCTGATGACAGTGACTGTTTGGATGGAACGAAAGCGAGCTATGTCACAAGCTATCTCCAAATAGCTCTACAGCGAGAACTGAGCTCAAATTATGTTGCGCAGCGGGTTCACAACACCCCTCATCAATTTTTACGGCGTGGCTGCATCTTGCTGGCCACTAGCCTTGTAAAGTGCAACGACAAAATTTTATTGAACGATAACCACTATGTGATGACTTCATCAGCCAGTGTTGATGAATGCGCGGAGATTATAGCAACTCATTCAGACATGGTTAGAGAGTTGGCATTGTTTGTGCACCAAGCGTTTCGTTGTCTCAAAAAAAGAACGCCAGACGCAACCGAACAGACTAGTGTCGAAATACGTGACATGATTTCGCAACTCGCTCGCGTAGCCGATGCACCGGCTTTGTCTGCCTTGCTTGGGCGGGTCGCCGCGGAAGCTGCCATGGAATTTGCAGAAGCTACAGGGGATCCCGATGACCACATGTGGGCTGTGGACGTTCAAGAAGTGGCCGTGGCAAAACAGCACCAGGCAGAGACTGCCCAAATGTCTTTGGAAGAACCCGAGCAATCTAGTCAGAGTACCGGCCTATTTCGTTGGGAAGATAGCATAGGCGAGTGGGTGGCGTCTACCCCGGTGACCAAGGGAAAGCCTATCCTTGTGCAAAAGGCCGAAAGACCCATGCGCATGCTATCAAGCCCAGTGCCCAGCATCGCTTCTTCTACCGACACAGACAGCAGCTCACCTGAGTCTGATCGCTTTCAAGACTATGTCTCAATTCTGACTTCATCTCCCCCGCAGATGGCGACCAAGCAAACTTTCGAGGACACAGACGTTTCATCAATACGGCCCAGAAAACGCCAACGACCCACCCCCGTGGTTGCTGTCGACAGAGGTGGATGCAATCCCGAAAAACGGTTTTCTACCGCGCCTAAATTTAATTCTACTGTGGAGCCAGTCACTCGTCGAGGCATCCTGCGAGAGCGCAGCACCAATCTAACCAGACGGATGACCCCCGCAGCACAACAGGCGCGGAAGATTGAAGTTGTGATCATCAATCACAAAGAAAGCAGCTCACGTCAGCCTATTGTTCGGCCGAGTTTGGAGCGTGCTGCGAAGCAAGTCCATCGTACAGTAGAGAGGCGAAGGTCTACGCGTCGTATTGTTGAGCCACCGGCACCTCGACAAACGCTCATTCAAAATTATCAGGATGATGACAGTGACGACGAGCTCAGCTTCTTCTGAGCGCGGTCGGGCCCCAGGGGCTTTCTTGGCTGATCCTAGTTGAGACACGTGATAGGATTCCCTGCGCTGGCAGAGTGTCCGAGATTCCCCAGAGTCTCCTGGCTCATCTAGGGCTCTAGGGCGTGTATCCCATTTTACATTGCCATTGGATCCCTTGGCTGTCTACCTGGCTGAGCTTGACCGATTGTTAACGAGATTTTGAcacaaattttttttttgccggGAACGGTGGATCTGGACGGGCTGGTCCGTTTCTTTTTGGGAAATCGGTGTTTAGGACTTTGTGATTTCATACCCATAGCCTTGGATTGGTGATTTTTGCTGTTGATATACGTCTATTCCGGACCTCTAGATTTGTTTTTCCCCCTCAACGTCGGACTGGCCTTTGGACCTCACGATGTCAGTAGAAAGATCTCACGGCTGGAGATCGATCTGAAACAAGTTGTCTGCGCACTTTATCTGGCACATTAGATAAAACAGATGGCAGACCGACGAAACTCTGGAGCCAAACACGCAGTGGCCTGAGATGATACAGACCtgcagtacggagtaatcgGGGTGTAAGACATCATGGATACATGTTTTCCCGTTTCAGTTTGCCAAGCCACCAAAGAGCACGGAGTACTGGAGCAACATCAAGAAGGATAATTCCAAGTGCTATTGAGAGTGTTTGGCCAAACAATGTTTCTCGGAGGgcaatccccccccccctgatATGCTCCGTACGGTACACATGAAATGCCAAGAAAATGAAGACGGATATCATCTTTCCTGGTGACTGGAACAGCCAACCGGACTTGTTTCAAAGCCCCTCataactactccgtacagaaaGATGGGTTACTCCGTCTCAGTGGGTTGACATGGGCGCTAAAGGAGACCGGTCGAATATGAAAACGTGACTCTGCCCTCCTTTTCCCGACTTCCCGACTTCCGAACTCCAGATTGGCTCATCGATGAGGGAAAGGCCCCTTTCTCAAACAACCTAGGGATGGGCCAAGCATTGACATGGATCTATGCTGTGTCAATGTTGATCCACGTCAAACTCTGCATGTCCACTGACTGTTTCACTGTTCAATGCTGGCCAGTCACAACCCTTGATCGGTGTTTCCGCCACGTTATGACAACTCGGGCTTTGACCTGTCGCATATTCTAGGTCCACATTCTGTTAAAGTCTGCTGAGGTTATCTGCAAGTATGAGTCTGTGATTCGCTGCAATAGATCTGCAGGATTGTCTGCCTTCGTGAGAAATTCCTTGCGCCGATGGCAGAATCCCCCTCTTTTGAGAAAATTGAGAAAAGACCCAGAAATCGAAGGATGGAAACCGAATTCCACATGATATGGGGCCGTGCTGGAGGTGGAGAGTCGTTGAATTCTACATATTGGCCCGGTTGGCCCTCTCTGTCTTACTCTCACTCCCCTAGATTGGATACAAGGGGAAACAGTCTGGATCTATTTTTTGATCTTTGGTCATTCATTTTTAACCGCAATCAACTTTGTCTCATTTCTATAGCCTTTTTTTCTGAGACAATCTTCATTGTGTTCGTCAATCTTCCATCTTTAGtacattttttttcccctcccGCTGTGACTGGATCACTGGCATTCCTTTCGTTGCCCGTCGACAACAGCCTTTAGCAAACATCGGCCGCTGTTCATTGAACATTTTCGCTTCTCACTGAGTCCAATTGGACTACGATATATCGACAAAATATCGACAAAAGCCTTTCATTCCACGCTTTCTCTCTTATCTACACATTAGATGCAGGCAGGTCCTTTTCTTGAAACCAGCGACCAACGGAAAACCCCTAAACGCCTGAACCCCTTCAATCCTTACTTCGACCGTTGGACCAAGCAACCTGGGGTTGTTTCGCTTGCTGTTCTACTCGGAAatatcttttgatccttcTGTGGGGTCGGTCTAGACACCAACGTTCCCCTTTTCAATCCACTCTTTCCCAGCGAGCCGGTCTCGCTAAACAGCACCCCATATTAAATCATAGGCACTTGACGTGCAGGGTCTTTGGTGGGTCATCATGCACTCCTTTCTTCTGGCGACGTGCCTCGCCGGACTGACCAGCGCAACGCATATTGAACATGTTGAAAAACGTGGTGGTTTCTCTCCCTATTACGAAGCCATCAATGATCATCTGGCTCGCTATACAATCCTCGCCCTTGGCTGTGCTGCCGCCGCTTATTACATCTGGCAGCTTGTTCTCCACTTTTCTTACCATCTTCGACGCCTGGCAAGCTTCAGCGATGACCGGCAACGATACTTCATCTCTACCCACAATGCCTTTGCCTGGATCAAAGGGCATATCATCTACGCTCCATTGTTCCGCAGCAGACACAACCGTGAACTCCAGCTCTCATCAGCCATTAACATGGGTACGTTGCCTAGCCGCTTCCATGCTTTCCTTGTCACCGCTGTTGTCGCCATGAACGTCACGCTCTGCTGTGTGACAACTCCTTATGGAGCCGAGACAGACACAACTGCTCGTGTTATTCGAAACCGCACCGGTGTTATGGCAACCGTCAACTTGATCCCACTGGTCTTGATGGCAGGCCGTAGCAACCCTCTGATTGCTATGCTGCACGTGCCTTTCGATACATGGAATTTACTCCACCGGTGGCTCGGCCGTATCGTGGTGCTGGAGAGTCTTGCACATGTGTTTTCATGGGCTATTCCCAGAGCCCAAGAGGAAGGCTGGAAACTTGTTGGGAAGTCGCTGGGAAAAAGCAGATTTTTGCTGACCGGCTTGGTGGCTGCTTGTGCATTTACTGCGCTCTTGCTGCACTCACCCTCGCCCATTCGCCATGCATTCTATGAGACATTCCTCCACTTGCACATTGCCATTGCAGCCGTTTCCATGGGGTTTCTCTGGGTCCATATCAACGGGCTACCGGCGCAGACGTATCTGCTTGCATCCATCATCCTCTGGGCCCTCGAGCGAGCCACCCGCTTCTTAATCTTAGTGTACCGCAACTGTGGCCGTGAATCCACCACCGCAACCATCGAGGTCTTGCACGG
The nucleotide sequence above comes from Penicillium digitatum chromosome 1, complete sequence. Encoded proteins:
- a CDS encoding Eukaryotic translation initiation factor 3 subunit CLU1/TIF31 is translated as MEDAQATAKWANRVLRPLTSICRRIAKHKETLSMITTESKPQETAGCSDVPTLESDNKPASRQNHSGSDADPDENDPAWIPGKKPERRRPRHKYSSKTEESRGKKRNRLSVYSPEAPRTLPGAIEVATPLITGRRWEMPSSAQLERPAGHVNPNIQTSQPQVFRDRYSLHKSPWHELLNQSGDPGFADIAHNLDRVFQNFLCNTMISIKEAKPLSGNCRRGARSLLSMVARSLPKFIASEQDAQDALDEDGNEDMCDVYFTELEAFYAPYGAGWKPLREAVRAQGIYLVSTLIQNHWITESIACALIEKCRSFAPEESDSLLSTVLSMRKKHLYPQALRPVVDHDPSDPIRLLRKYAHHGVASRSFVFDELAKLLLRGVLPPEWMGTKLWTSWMTRATISLSREDEDCPAATRLIEAVILSASGVRPVSDAQSSLSKHPPKEKTARARATRVASTTTWEISNLARPCPLQVEDALSNHVISLMAALCGMHISRSRASDDSDCLDGTKASYVTSYLQIALQRELSSNYVAQRVHNTPHQFLRRGCILLATSLVKCNDKILLNDNHYVMTSSASVDECAEIIATHSDMVRELALFVHQAFRCLKKRTPDATEQTSVEIRDMISQLARVADAPALSALLGRVAAEAAMEFAEATGDPDDHMWAVDVQEVAVAKQHQAETAQMSLEEPEQSSQSTGLFRWEDSIGEWVASTPVTKGKPILVQKAERPMRMLSSPVPSIASSTDTDSSSPESDRFQDYVSILTSSPPQMATKQTFEDTDVSSIRPRKRQRPTPVVAVDRGGCNPEKRFSTAPKFNSTVEPVTRRGILRERSTNLTRRMTPAAQQARKIEVVIINHKESSSRQPIVRPSLERAAKQVHRTVERRRSTRRIVEPPAPRQTLIQNYQDDDSDDELSFF
- a CDS encoding Ferric-chelate reductase, putative, producing MHSFLLATCLAGLTSATHIEHVEKRGGFSPYYEAINDHLARYTILALGCAAAAYYIWQLVLHFSYHLRRLASFSDDRQRYFISTHNAFAWIKGHIIYAPLFRSRHNRELQLSSAINMGTLPSRFHAFLVTAVVAMNVTLCCVTTPYGAETDTTARVIRNRTGVMATVNLIPLVLMAGRSNPLIAMLHVPFDTWNLLHRWLGRIVVLESLAHVFSWAIPRAQEEGWKLVGKSLGKSRFLLTGLVAACAFTALLLHSPSPIRHAFYETFLHLHIAIAAVSMGFLWVHINGLPAQTYLLASIILWALERATRFLILVYRNCGRESTTATIEVLHGDAMRITLRMARPWTFRPGQHIYLYIPAVSLWTSHPFSVGWSETEDSNSDEKSLPLTSRDILGAPQKETISLLVRRRTGMTDRLFQRAANSPSPQITLRAFAEGPYGNIHTMDSYGTVMLFAGGVGITHHIPFVRHLVAGFADNTVAARRVTLVWIIQSPEHLEWIRPWMTSILAMDRRREVLRIKLFVTRPRNSREIQSPSATVQMFPGRPNIDTLVSREVEDQVGAMGVLVCGNGSLSDDVRRVCRKRQTQSNVDFVEESFSW
- a CDS encoding Tetratricopeptide-like helical: MAQTNGELEHSKEAPQASQEIANGNAPEGTEEDNTGGLFQISVKLPHAPHKIQVMVSSQEQVQDVRQSIVELPGTFQYTCFHLEFNGNRINDFVELSEVPDLEANSEIVLVEDPYTEKEARMHVVRIRELIGASGDRVDNLHGISAGLSLHDAITADAIKANESEKEHSLSKYDLNGVSPLQTILPTAQAPLPKTVKSISLSAWNPVPYNLRQKGHLLYLVVATNEGEQFQITAHVSGFFVNKCSSVRFDPFPKPTHPKKGSAHSLLTLISQLSPSFNESFEALQEYNNEKDLLTTFPFQNAIPNSPWLIAPSTSSLNAHQSDITRSQENYLISGVDNAETLRDWNEEFQTTRELPRETVQDRVFRERLTSKLFADYNEAAARGAVLVARGEVAPLNPTEARDAQIFVYNNIFYSFGADGVGTFTSEGGDEAARVAVGKDVLGIKAVNQLDIEGLFTPGTVVVDYLGKRIVGQSIVPGIFKQREPGEHQIDYGGVEGKEVVATHADFVPVFEKLSKALRVKQHPVWDKENQRHDLEGSVETKGLLGTDGRKYVLDLYRVAPLDVEWQEEDGSDIYPHRMSVLRLELVESYWRHKMSQYVKAEVETRKAASAEAAKEGKTEEENAEQDRVDISGFNFALNPDVFSGQVPQTDEEKEQWTKDEQEVRDACDHLRSKVIPDLLKDLHDGDVGFPMDGQSLTQLLHKRGINLRYLGKLAHQSAEKGPRLQALSILLVQEMVTRAFKHIANHYLNNVPAPFVAPCLSHLLNCLLGSDVNATPKAEIDESLRAIFPEGDFSFENVTPESLRAELEKQVTIRFRFSLEKDWTNSLRHLQLLRDISIKLGLQLGARDFAFTKAQVKEQIVVPVTNGPTHEEPKKKGKKKGGDNKSPTRAAPAPAKPAVTFTADDILNVVPLVRDASPRSALAEEALEAGRISLMQNQKQLGQELILESLSLHEQIYGILHPEVAKLYHQLSMLYYQTDEKEAAVELARKAVIVTERTMGVDSADTILSYLNLSLFEHASGNTKTALVYIKHAMDIWKIIYGPNHPDSITTMNNAAVMLQHLKQYNDSRKWFEASLSVCEDLFGKDSINTATILFQLAQALALDQDSKAAVGKMREAYNIFLAQLGPEDRNTKEAENWLEQLTQNAVSIAKHAKDIQARRLRRNPLNPRVSSMGTRVQPQVGQSAPEITAPADPSGLDSRSIDELLKFIEGSDTSSSRSKQKKRAATSNPKLRGSKQSNKA